In the Oryza glaberrima chromosome 6, OglaRS2, whole genome shotgun sequence genome, one interval contains:
- the LOC127775625 gene encoding mediator of RNA polymerase II transcription subunit 6 codes for MSGTPLPPPAQPPPPPGAAGPDGTAALPPPPGTDMTGICFRDQLWLNTYPLDRNLVFDYFALSPFYDLTCNNESLRSRQIHPLDMSHLTKMTGMEYVLSDVMEPHLFVIRKQRRESPEKSNAMLAYYILDGSIYQAPQLCSVFASRISRAMHHISKAFTTACSKLEKIGHVETEPDTAASESKTQKEAIDLKELKRVDHILMSLQRKLQPAPPPPPFPEGYVPSEQEKASDDLLALEALPPQVDPIIDQGPAKRPRFQ; via the exons ATGTCGGGGACGCCTCTTCCCCCaccggcgcagccgccgccgccgccgggggccgCCGGGCCCGATGGCACGGCGGCGCTCCCGCCCCCGCCGGGCACGGACATGACCGGGATCTGCTTCCGCGACCAGCTCTGGCTCAACACCTACCCGCTCGACCGCAACCTCGTCTTCGACTACTTCGCGCTCTCCCCCTTCTACGACCTCACCTGCAACAACGAGTCCCTCCGCTCGCGCCAAATCCACCCCCTCGACATGTCCCACCTCAC GAAGATGACGGGGATGGAGTACGTGCTCAGCGACGTGATGGAGCCGCACCTGTTCGTGATCCGGAAGCAGAGGCGGGAGAGCCCCGAGAAGTCCAACGCCATGCTCGCCTACTACATCCTCGATGGCTCCATCTACCAGGCGCCCCAGCTCTGCAGCGTCTTCGCGTCCCGCATC AGTAGGGCTATGCATCACATCTCAAAAGCTTTTACTACGGCATGTTCAAAGTTGGAGAAAATTGGGCATG TGGAAACAGAGCCTGACACAGCAGCTTCTGAATCAAAGACGCAGAAGGAAGCAATTGATTTGAAGGAGTTGAAGCGGGTCGACCATATCCTAATGTCGTTGCAAAGGAAG CTGCAACCtgctcctccccctccaccttTTCCAGAGGGCTATGTACCATCAGAACAAGAGAAAGCGTCAGATGATCTGTTGGCCTTAGAGGCACTGCCTCCCCAGGTTGATCCTATCATTGATCAAGGCCCTGCAAAAAGGCCTAGATTCCAATGA
- the LOC127776207 gene encoding MADS-box transcription factor 55 isoform X1, with product MARERREIRRIESAAARQVTFSKRRRGLFKKAEELAVLCDADVALVVFSSTGKLSQFASSNSMNEIIDKYTTHSKNLGKTDKQPSIDLNLEHSKCSSLNEQLAEASLQLRQMRGEELEGLNVEELQQMEKNLEAGLQRVLCTKDQQFMQEISELQRKGIQLAEENMRLRDQMPQVPTAGLAVPDTENVLTEDGQSSESVMTALNSGSSQDNDDGSDISLKLGLP from the exons atggcgagggagaggagggagataCGGAGGAtagagagcgcggcggcgcggcaggtgACGTTCtcgaagcggcggcgggggctgtTCAAGAAGGCGGAGGAGCTGGCGGTGCTGTGCGACGCCGACGTCGCGCTCGTCGTCTTCTCCTCCACCGGCAAGCTCTCCCAGTTCGCCAGCTCCAA CAGTATGAACGAGATCATTGACAAGTATACTACACATTCAAAGAACCTGGGGAAAACAGATAAGCAGCCTTCTATTGATCTGAAT TTAGAGCACAGCAAGTGTAGCAGTTTGAATGAACAACTGGCAGAAGCAAGTCTTCAACTTAG ACAGATGAGAGGTGAGGAGCTTGAGGGATTGAATGTGGAAGAGCTGCAGCAGATGGAAAAGAACCTCGAGGCAGGACTGCAGCGGGTGCTCTGTACAAAG GACCAGCAATTCATGCAAGAAATCAGTGAGCTCCAACGAAAG GGCATTCAGCTGGCAGAAGAGAATATGCGCCTCAGAGACCAA ATGCCTCAGGTGCCTACTGCTGGCTTGGCGGTTCCTGATACTGAAAATGTTCTTACTGAAGATGGACAATCATCTGAATCTGTGATGACTGCATTAAATTCGGGAAGCTCGCAGGATAATGATGATGGTTCTGATATATCCCTGAAACTAGG GTTGCCTTGA
- the LOC127776207 gene encoding MADS-box transcription factor 55 isoform X2, translating into MARERREIRRIESAAARQVTFSKRRRGLFKKAEELAVLCDADVALVVFSSTGKLSQFASSNMNEIIDKYTTHSKNLGKTDKQPSIDLNLEHSKCSSLNEQLAEASLQLRQMRGEELEGLNVEELQQMEKNLEAGLQRVLCTKDQQFMQEISELQRKGIQLAEENMRLRDQMPQVPTAGLAVPDTENVLTEDGQSSESVMTALNSGSSQDNDDGSDISLKLGLP; encoded by the exons atggcgagggagaggagggagataCGGAGGAtagagagcgcggcggcgcggcaggtgACGTTCtcgaagcggcggcgggggctgtTCAAGAAGGCGGAGGAGCTGGCGGTGCTGTGCGACGCCGACGTCGCGCTCGTCGTCTTCTCCTCCACCGGCAAGCTCTCCCAGTTCGCCAGCTCCAA TATGAACGAGATCATTGACAAGTATACTACACATTCAAAGAACCTGGGGAAAACAGATAAGCAGCCTTCTATTGATCTGAAT TTAGAGCACAGCAAGTGTAGCAGTTTGAATGAACAACTGGCAGAAGCAAGTCTTCAACTTAG ACAGATGAGAGGTGAGGAGCTTGAGGGATTGAATGTGGAAGAGCTGCAGCAGATGGAAAAGAACCTCGAGGCAGGACTGCAGCGGGTGCTCTGTACAAAG GACCAGCAATTCATGCAAGAAATCAGTGAGCTCCAACGAAAG GGCATTCAGCTGGCAGAAGAGAATATGCGCCTCAGAGACCAA ATGCCTCAGGTGCCTACTGCTGGCTTGGCGGTTCCTGATACTGAAAATGTTCTTACTGAAGATGGACAATCATCTGAATCTGTGATGACTGCATTAAATTCGGGAAGCTCGCAGGATAATGATGATGGTTCTGATATATCCCTGAAACTAGG GTTGCCTTGA